In the genome of Candidatus Nitrosotenuis sp. DW1, one region contains:
- the serB gene encoding phosphoserine phosphatase SerB, with the protein MLAIFDVEGVLFDAEYLPILAEKVNKEKEIWEITRKGIQGLINWEDGLRTRVHALRGLSYDTCKQVADDLPIMTGAKETCRVLKAAGWKLLAVSGGFTIMTDRLKEELGLDYVYSNELVFKDGKLDDVQIHVTSDKAKSARAKIAEWQENKEDIIVTVDGANDLTLFDICGLGIAFRAQDVVKERANVIIEEKNLSNLIGIINKHYKTNLQLQTVA; encoded by the coding sequence CCGATTCTTGCAGAAAAGGTAAACAAAGAAAAAGAAATCTGGGAAATCACAAGAAAGGGAATTCAAGGGCTGATAAACTGGGAAGATGGACTTAGAACACGCGTCCACGCTTTACGGGGATTAAGCTATGATACTTGTAAACAGGTAGCAGATGATCTGCCGATAATGACTGGTGCAAAGGAAACATGCCGCGTGCTAAAGGCCGCCGGCTGGAAACTACTTGCAGTCTCTGGAGGATTTACGATTATGACTGATAGGCTAAAAGAAGAGCTGGGTCTTGACTATGTGTATTCTAACGAACTTGTCTTCAAGGACGGAAAACTTGATGACGTGCAAATCCACGTCACATCAGACAAGGCGAAATCTGCACGAGCAAAAATAGCAGAATGGCAGGAAAATAAGGAAGACATCATAGTTACAGTTGATGGCGCAAATGACCTGACTCTTTTTGACATCTGTGGCCTTGGAATTGCGTTTAGGGCTCAAGATGTTGTAAAGGAAAGGGCAAATGTAATAATTGAAGAAAAAAATCTCTCAAACCTCATTGGCATAATAAACAAACACTACAAGACAAACCTGCAACTTCAAACTGTTGCCTAG
- the cofE gene encoding coenzyme F420-0:L-glutamate ligase gives MSLEIIPVVTNKEIKKGDDLVKIFTSSYKGLLDGDVIVVSQKVVSKQEGQLVELSGVIPSLLAVGIAAEYGKDPRLIEVILHETERIVRMENRILITETRHGFICANAGVDESNLPQGFAAMLPENPDKSASDLRVKLQDATGKKIAVLIADTFGRPFREGQTNCAIGVSGMRPIHDYAGTKDTFGRVLRITAIAEADELCSAAELVMKKTKNCPFVIIRNFDFSPSDDTVKPLIRSEKTDLFR, from the coding sequence ATGTCGCTTGAAATAATTCCAGTTGTCACAAATAAGGAAATTAAAAAAGGCGACGATCTGGTAAAAATTTTCACGTCCTCCTACAAGGGCTTACTGGACGGTGACGTTATTGTAGTATCGCAAAAAGTGGTATCAAAACAAGAAGGACAATTAGTTGAATTGTCTGGCGTAATCCCATCTCTTCTTGCCGTTGGGATTGCAGCCGAGTATGGAAAAGATCCAAGGCTAATCGAAGTTATTCTCCACGAAACAGAAAGAATAGTTAGAATGGAAAACCGTATACTGATCACCGAAACAAGGCACGGCTTTATCTGTGCAAATGCCGGTGTTGATGAAAGTAATCTTCCGCAGGGATTTGCAGCAATGCTTCCGGAAAACCCTGATAAGTCTGCATCCGACTTGCGCGTTAAACTGCAAGATGCAACCGGGAAAAAAATCGCGGTTTTGATAGCTGACACATTTGGTAGACCGTTCCGTGAAGGCCAAACAAACTGCGCAATCGGCGTATCTGGAATGAGACCGATTCATGATTATGCCGGAACAAAGGACACATTTGGGAGAGTGTTGCGTATTACTGCCATTGCAGAAGCGGATGAACTCTGCAGTGCGGCAGAACTTGTAATGAAGAAGACCAAGAATTGTCCATTTGTGATAATTCGAAATTTTGATTTTAGCCCGTCTGACGATACGGTAAAACCGTTAATTAGATCAGAAAAGACTGATCTCTTCAGGTAA
- a CDS encoding PHP-associated domain-containing protein gives MNYLKAELHCHNNFSNFHVGEDEAPYDCDITISEQLERSHALGLDALFVTNHNTLNGYRQILEYKNDHAKYKKIQILPAEEITTDTGAHVIAYGISREIRAGLTLEEIIDEIHKQDAVSCAPHPFSLLDALREKAKMCDLVEIFNSNNVDVISNARATKFSLDNNKIGISGSDSHVLSTLGRCVNLVESENTLDDVLYAMKHNRITIQNTGYAHEKETLEHIKYKINNSKDYLAEYIREHYPNSQWMFSLLLKMYSLNQNSYLWSLIYKLSVYLMKRISKKINLLDYDASPLKNRNIVDMLRMAI, from the coding sequence TTGAACTATCTAAAAGCTGAACTGCACTGTCATAACAATTTCTCAAACTTCCATGTGGGCGAAGATGAGGCACCATATGACTGTGACATAACAATCTCTGAGCAGCTAGAAAGATCGCATGCCCTTGGGCTTGATGCACTTTTTGTAACAAACCACAACACTTTGAATGGCTATAGGCAAATTTTGGAATACAAAAATGACCATGCAAAATACAAAAAGATCCAAATTTTGCCGGCAGAAGAAATCACGACTGATACTGGTGCACATGTGATTGCATATGGGATCTCAAGGGAAATCAGGGCAGGCCTTACGTTAGAAGAGATAATCGATGAAATCCACAAACAAGACGCAGTGTCTTGTGCCCCGCACCCGTTTAGCCTGCTTGATGCTCTGAGAGAAAAGGCAAAGATGTGTGACCTAGTTGAGATTTTCAACAGCAATAACGTTGACGTGATATCAAATGCACGTGCAACCAAGTTTTCGCTTGACAATAACAAAATTGGCATCTCTGGAAGTGACTCGCACGTTCTTTCAACGCTTGGAAGATGCGTAAATCTCGTCGAGTCGGAAAACACACTGGACGATGTACTGTACGCAATGAAACATAACAGAATAACCATACAGAACACCGGCTATGCGCATGAAAAGGAAACATTAGAACACATCAAGTACAAGATCAACAATTCAAAGGACTATCTTGCAGAATACATTCGAGAACATTATCCAAATTCACAATGGATGTTTTCATTGTTGCTCAAAATGTATTCGTTGAATCAAAACAGCTATCTCTGGTCGCTAATATACAAATTATCAGTGTATCTGATGAAACGAATATCAAAGAAAATCAATTTGCTTGATTATGATGCATCTCCATTAAAGAATAGAAATATTGTCGATATGCTAAGGATGGCAATCTGA
- a CDS encoding sulfurtransferase TusA family protein encodes MSATTKKLDARGLFCPEPVFRTKIEVEKMQVGETLTVLADDPNAEEDISRWVKRTGHELLSLQKRDTELEFSIKKVK; translated from the coding sequence ATGAGTGCAACGACTAAAAAACTAGATGCGCGCGGATTGTTCTGCCCGGAACCCGTATTTAGAACAAAAATTGAGGTTGAAAAAATGCAGGTAGGTGAAACACTGACGGTTCTTGCAGATGATCCAAACGCTGAGGAAGACATATCCCGATGGGTCAAACGAACCGGACACGAACTCTTATCTCTTCAAAAAAGAGATACCGAATTAGAATTTTCAATTAAAAAGGTGAAATAA
- a CDS encoding PLP-dependent cysteine synthase family protein: MATKVLTDADILNRIGNTPLVKLESLSNGKVNYYAKLESHNPFGSVKDRAAYWMIKDAEEKGRLKRGETIIIEPTSGNTGIALTGIASILGYKVEIVIPEKASEETKKIISDLGATIHQTSDDLCPKVGAGTDQSIALATSIASSRPDKYFSPNQYSNEANYMGHYRGTGPEIWKQTEGRITHFFTGVGTGGTVTGISAFLKEQNPKVKTIAVQPQQNHLIQGLRNFEESAKPDLFLRRENVVDDWITITNEQAFAAVKEIFQKEKLLVSPSSAAVYAGMKNYPIDEGHVVGIFADDGRKFKSLYAQQKIFTEGDFDLALKEAKHLSNIVYL; this comes from the coding sequence GTGGCAACCAAAGTTCTGACTGATGCAGACATCCTAAACAGAATTGGGAATACTCCGCTTGTAAAGCTAGAATCGTTATCAAACGGCAAAGTGAATTATTATGCAAAACTGGAAAGCCACAATCCGTTTGGCTCCGTAAAGGACAGGGCGGCGTATTGGATGATTAAGGATGCAGAAGAAAAAGGCAGGCTAAAACGAGGTGAGACGATAATCATAGAACCAACATCTGGAAACACGGGCATAGCCCTTACTGGAATTGCAAGCATTCTTGGATACAAAGTTGAAATAGTTATTCCAGAAAAAGCAAGCGAAGAAACAAAAAAGATAATCTCAGACCTTGGTGCAACGATCCACCAAACAAGTGATGATCTATGTCCAAAGGTCGGCGCTGGAACTGATCAAAGCATTGCACTTGCTACTTCAATTGCATCTTCACGACCTGACAAGTATTTCTCACCAAACCAGTATTCAAATGAAGCAAATTACATGGGCCATTACAGGGGAACCGGACCTGAAATCTGGAAACAGACAGAAGGGCGGATAACTCATTTTTTCACAGGAGTTGGGACGGGAGGAACCGTCACTGGAATATCTGCTTTTCTCAAAGAGCAAAACCCCAAAGTTAAAACAATAGCGGTTCAACCACAACAAAACCACCTGATTCAAGGATTGCGCAACTTTGAAGAGTCTGCAAAGCCTGATCTGTTCTTAAGGCGAGAAAACGTTGTTGATGATTGGATAACAATAACAAACGAACAAGCATTTGCAGCTGTCAAAGAAATATTCCAAAAAGAAAAACTGCTTGTTAGCCCGTCGTCTGCCGCGGTTTATGCTGGAATGAAGAACTATCCTATCGACGAAGGACACGTGGTTGGAATTTTTGCAGATGATGGAAGAAAATTCAAGAGCCTATATGCACAACAAAAGATTTTCACAGAAGGTGATTTCGATCTTGCCCTTAAGGAAGCAAAACATCTTTCAAATATTGTCTATCTGTAA
- a CDS encoding response regulator, whose translation MTLNILVAEDNAFTITQYTKILEKNGHSVTVARDGQECLEKYTQELAKTEFESLDKNPFDVVLLDNNMPKKSGVEVAKEILDKRPNQRIIFASAYDINSLLKAPGTIPESVEILEKPFSLNTMISKIQA comes from the coding sequence ATGACTCTAAACATATTGGTTGCAGAAGACAATGCGTTTACCATCACCCAGTACACAAAGATACTTGAAAAAAACGGCCACAGTGTAACTGTTGCAAGAGACGGCCAAGAGTGTCTGGAAAAATACACGCAGGAACTTGCAAAAACAGAATTTGAATCGCTAGACAAAAACCCCTTTGATGTGGTCTTGCTAGACAACAACATGCCTAAAAAAAGCGGAGTTGAAGTGGCGAAGGAAATTCTAGACAAAAGGCCAAATCAGAGAATCATTTTTGCCTCTGCCTATGATATCAATTCCCTGCTCAAAGCACCAGGGACAATACCAGAATCTGTCGAAATTCTTGAAAAACCATTTTCACTAAACACAATGATAAGTAAAATTCAGGCGTAG
- a CDS encoding ATP-binding protein translates to MFAGKTSFKISGMVGIIILLLGITILFGTYQMSKVSNEIINISQEYEPLQNTLDEIKYHQANQVANFEKIKTGQLSETDSDIAKEEFWSSNTIIKSNIVQGKKLAETGYNMAPTDASGNGFKQIHKMFLDVEQTHNEFEDMAKDSLSSTQSDFLLKQIALKETQFKEKIDDTSNEIKKLNEQSINAIEDHERGWLIVQIGIMIVVGMIAISLRHFMHENNAELKKEIESKTIELQEANKKLRDLDKLKDDFISIASHELKSPIQPIFGFAELAQSGDIDQKEAWDGVTTLAKKLQDLANDVLDVTRIESNRLTLHQEKCRINELILETTGMLKTGLNKNVRIVEELDDDIEITLDRTRIEQVLRNIINNSIKFTENGTIRIKTEINKNSNEFLITVSDTGLGIPEEVLPNIFGKFVTKGHESENQGGNGLGLFLCKGIISAHGGRITARNNKDGGATFEFSIPLVQRKTINPLTN, encoded by the coding sequence ATGTTTGCCGGAAAGACTAGCTTTAAGATCAGCGGCATGGTCGGAATAATCATCCTACTGTTAGGAATTACCATCTTGTTTGGCACGTATCAAATGTCCAAAGTCAGTAATGAAATCATAAACATATCGCAAGAATATGAGCCGTTACAAAACACTCTTGATGAAATCAAGTATCACCAAGCAAATCAGGTAGCAAATTTTGAAAAGATCAAAACAGGACAGTTATCAGAGACGGATTCGGACATTGCAAAAGAAGAGTTTTGGTCAAGCAACACCATCATAAAATCAAACATAGTACAAGGGAAAAAGCTAGCTGAGACAGGATACAACATGGCACCAACAGACGCAAGCGGTAATGGCTTTAAACAGATTCACAAAATGTTCTTAGATGTCGAGCAAACACACAATGAATTTGAAGACATGGCAAAGGATTCGCTAAGTTCCACTCAAAGCGATTTTCTTCTAAAACAAATTGCATTAAAGGAAACCCAATTCAAAGAGAAAATAGACGACACGTCAAATGAGATCAAAAAACTTAACGAGCAGTCGATTAACGCAATCGAGGATCATGAACGCGGATGGCTCATAGTACAAATCGGAATCATGATAGTTGTAGGGATGATTGCAATTTCACTTAGACATTTCATGCATGAAAATAATGCTGAGCTAAAAAAAGAGATAGAGTCAAAAACCATAGAACTGCAGGAGGCAAACAAAAAACTTCGTGATCTTGACAAGTTAAAAGACGATTTCATAAGCATAGCATCTCACGAATTAAAAAGCCCCATTCAGCCAATTTTCGGCTTTGCAGAGCTTGCACAGTCAGGAGACATTGACCAGAAAGAGGCATGGGACGGAGTAACAACACTTGCAAAAAAACTACAAGACCTGGCAAACGATGTACTTGATGTAACTAGGATTGAAAGCAATCGTCTAACATTACATCAAGAAAAATGCAGGATTAACGAATTAATTTTAGAGACAACTGGGATGTTAAAGACAGGACTAAACAAAAATGTCAGAATTGTAGAAGAACTAGACGACGATATTGAAATAACACTAGACAGGACACGAATTGAACAAGTACTTCGAAATATCATCAACAATTCAATCAAATTTACAGAAAACGGCACAATTAGGATAAAGACTGAGATTAACAAGAATTCAAATGAATTTCTTATCACGGTAAGCGATACTGGCCTCGGTATACCAGAAGAGGTGTTGCCAAATATTTTTGGCAAGTTTGTGACAAAGGGTCATGAGAGTGAAAATCAAGGAGGCAACGGCCTTGGGCTATTTTTGTGCAAGGGAATAATTTCCGCGCACGGAGGCAGAATCACTGCACGAAACAACAAAGATGGCGGAGCAACATTTGAGTTTTCAATACCACTAGTACAGAGAAAAACCATCAATCCGTTGACCAATTAA
- the trxB gene encoding thioredoxin-disulfide reductase, translated as MMSDAGSSVLVERDSPSKPEKKKTKYDVVIIGAGPAGYTAGIYCSRARHDTLIISGILPGGQLMNTTDVENYPGFADGIMGPDLMITMRKQTERMGTAIIDDEVIDVDFRHKPFKILTASEEYECRAVIIATGASPKKLGLPGETTFGGKGVSYCATCDGPFFRNQEIIVVGGGDSAIEEGTFLTKFGSRVHMVHRRDQLRASKVMQERAMVNPKIQFHWNSEITDIQGDQKVQKAILKNIKTGEITTLTAGGIFVAIGHTPNTKIFENQVELDSQGYIVLKDHTKTNVEGVFAAGDVHDHRYRQAITAAGYGCMAAIDVDKYLTENKA; from the coding sequence ATGATGTCAGATGCTGGCTCCTCAGTATTAGTTGAAAGAGACAGTCCAAGTAAGCCAGAAAAAAAGAAAACGAAGTATGACGTGGTCATAATCGGGGCAGGCCCGGCAGGATACACTGCTGGGATTTATTGCTCTCGTGCACGACATGATACTTTGATAATATCTGGAATTTTGCCCGGCGGCCAGCTAATGAACACAACGGATGTTGAGAATTATCCAGGGTTCGCAGACGGCATAATGGGCCCTGATCTTATGATAACGATGAGAAAGCAGACAGAAAGAATGGGAACTGCGATAATCGATGACGAGGTTATCGACGTAGACTTTAGACACAAGCCGTTTAAGATATTGACCGCATCAGAAGAATACGAGTGCAGGGCAGTAATTATTGCAACCGGTGCATCGCCAAAAAAATTGGGATTGCCTGGTGAGACCACCTTTGGGGGCAAGGGGGTGTCATATTGCGCCACGTGTGATGGGCCATTTTTTAGAAACCAGGAAATAATAGTAGTAGGTGGAGGGGATTCAGCTATTGAGGAGGGCACGTTTTTGACAAAATTTGGAAGCAGGGTCCACATGGTACACAGAAGGGATCAGCTCAGAGCAAGCAAGGTAATGCAAGAAAGAGCCATGGTCAACCCAAAGATACAGTTCCATTGGAACAGTGAAATCACAGACATACAAGGGGATCAAAAAGTCCAAAAGGCGATATTAAAAAACATAAAGACAGGAGAAATTACAACGCTAACAGCTGGCGGCATATTTGTCGCAATCGGTCACACTCCAAACACCAAGATTTTTGAAAACCAGGTAGAACTTGATTCCCAGGGATACATCGTTCTAAAAGACCACACCAAGACAAATGTGGAAGGAGTGTTTGCAGCAGGAGACGTCCACGATCACAGATACAGGCAAGCAATTACAGCAGCGGGCTACGGATGCATGGCTGCAATTGATGTTGACAAATACCTAACTGAAAACAAAGCATAG
- a CDS encoding DUF6775 family putative metallopeptidase: MRISRIFLYDEPSVPEISISNLVDFLQNTFHVKTTRRENIFKSATEATAHDLAASRIFNMHQPFQSHTPANEEVEFEKQTLQDTSKVENIVLYDGFEFQRIVSSLIPSDELTTGDFHFVFTNKLTCTFDSSDYRYHGRALIGANPSIISTTGIIEAPAKPRQYYMDLMANYGQGLNIESIKKKYQGTYLEYHDSRLGKIVEGYCLQALFYYITGESFCDLLDCRLNNAHWQRDLLYSQIEFGKLCSKHSDILKNWIMP; the protein is encoded by the coding sequence GTGAGAATATCTAGAATTTTTCTATACGACGAACCTTCCGTCCCAGAAATATCCATTAGTAACTTGGTAGATTTTTTACAAAATACATTTCACGTCAAGACGACAAGGCGAGAAAACATTTTCAAAAGCGCAACAGAGGCAACGGCGCATGATCTTGCAGCGTCCAGAATTTTCAACATGCATCAACCGTTTCAAAGTCACACACCCGCCAATGAAGAGGTGGAATTTGAAAAACAGACGCTCCAAGACACGTCCAAAGTTGAAAACATCGTACTTTATGACGGGTTTGAGTTTCAGAGAATAGTTTCAAGTTTGATACCAAGCGATGAGTTAACCACGGGAGACTTTCATTTTGTTTTCACAAACAAGCTTACCTGTACTTTTGATTCCAGCGATTACAGATACCATGGGAGAGCACTAATTGGTGCAAACCCATCCATCATTTCAACCACGGGGATAATCGAGGCACCTGCAAAACCGCGCCAATACTATATGGATTTGATGGCAAATTACGGGCAGGGCCTAAACATCGAATCCATCAAAAAAAAGTACCAAGGCACGTATTTGGAATATCACGACTCGCGACTTGGAAAAATAGTTGAGGGGTACTGCCTACAGGCATTATTCTACTACATCACGGGCGAATCATTTTGTGATCTTTTAGATTGTAGATTAAACAATGCTCATTGGCAGCGTGATCTTTTGTATTCACAGATTGAATTTGGAAAACTCTGCAGCAAACATTCGGATATTCTAAAAAACTGGATCATGCCTTGA